The Desulfovibrio inopinatus DSM 10711 genome segment TGCACAAAGAACGTCCGTTTTTCGACAGCTTGACCGAGTTCATGTGCTCCGGTCCGGTTGTGGTGTCCATTCTCGAAGGAGATGACGCCATCGCCAAATATCGGGCTCTGATGGGCGCAACCAATCCGGCCAATGCCGAAGAAGGAACCATCCGTAAAAAATACGCTTTAGATATCGAAAAAAATTCGGTTCACGGTTCTGATGCTCCGGAAACCGCTGCATTTGAAACGAAATATTTCTTTAACGACCTGGAGATCGTAGGCTAATGGCTACCATCGGCTTCATCGGGCTGGGGAATATGGGAGCGGCCATGATCCGTGGCCTATCCGGATCGGGCGATATCGATTTTGTCGGTTTCGACCTTGATCGGGAGCGTCTCAACGTGCTGTGCACCGAATGCTCCATGCAGGCGTGCGACACACCGAGTGACGTTGTGGCCAAGGCTGATTTCATTGTGTTGTGCATCAAGCCGCATCAGGTCAAGGATCTCCTGAAGACCGTGCGCGAAATCCTCACACCGGAAAAGCGTATTCTTTCTATTGCCGCCGGTGTGACGATGAAACAACTTGGAAAATGGTCCGGCCATACGGCTCCGGTTATCCGTGTTATGCCCAATACTCCTGCCTTGGTTGGAGCCGGTGTTTTTGCCGTATGTCTCGACGACACGTTGTTGACCGACGATGATAAATCCTTTGTCGTGGATATGCTGTCCCGTGTCGGGGCTGTCCATGTGCTTCCGGAAAAAGATTTCGATACATTCACGGCTGTCGCCGGTTGTGGTCCGGCCTATGTGTTTTACTTCATGGAAGCCTTGATTGAAGCCGCTGTGCGCGAAGGACTGACACGCGACAAAGCCACTGCTATCGTTCTTGAATTGTTCAAGGGCTCGACGAAGCTGGCGGATGAATCCCCGTTGCATCTCAGTGTGCTGCGGGAGATGGTGTGTTCCCCTGCGGGTGCGACGATAGAAGGAGTGGCTTGTTTCGATGATCGTGCTGTTCGTGCAGCCATTGTTGATGGTGTTCGCGCGGCGCGTATTCGAAGCGAAGAACTCGGAGATTAAGTTCCTTCGGTGGGGGAGCGGTATGACCGTTTCCAACCCAATAATGGGATAGCTCCCTGTACTTTGCGAAAGCATTGTACGTTGATTGACAAAAAAAAAAGACCCGAACAGCGGAGCCCTCGATCCGCTGTTCGGGTCTTTGTTTTTTTGTTAGGAACGCAGGCTAGCTGCGTTTAACAACGTTGGCGGCTTTAGGACCGCGATCGCCTTCGATGATTTCGAACTCGACCTGCTCGCCTTCTCGAAGCGTACGGAATCCATCCCCTTGAATAGAAGAGTAATGTACAAAGACGTCATCTTCGTCATTTCGTGTGATGAAGCCGTAACCTTTCTTGTCGCTAAACCATTTTACAGTGCCCTCAAAACTCATACAACATTCCTCCTTGAAATAATGGAATATATATTGTGTACGATTTCCTTTATGTATGGTCAATAAAAAAAGATGAGAACTTTCAGTTCTTCGATTTGTGACTAAAAAAGAATAGAAAAGGCGACATCCGAAGATGTCGCCTTAAAGTCTCCCCAAAAGATACTGCGTTTTTTTGCTTAGTGATGCGGGAAGGTCGATTTCACCAATGCAAAGTAGGCGTAGAAAAGAACGGCAGCCGTAATTGCTGTGGTGGTGATGAGCACTTTCAGACGGTGAAGTTTGGCCACATCCCACGTTTTGCCAGCCGGTCCGAGAACGGGCTTTTCCACAGAGGCGCCGTAGTAGACGGCTTTTCCACCCATGGCGGCATCC includes the following:
- the ndk gene encoding nucleoside-diphosphate kinase — protein: MERTLSIIKPDAVERNLSGAILAMIQEAGLTVKAMKMIQLSKKQAEGFYAVHKERPFFDSLTEFMCSGPVVVSILEGDDAIAKYRALMGATNPANAEEGTIRKKYALDIEKNSVHGSDAPETAAFETKYFFNDLEIVG
- the proC gene encoding pyrroline-5-carboxylate reductase, which codes for MATIGFIGLGNMGAAMIRGLSGSGDIDFVGFDLDRERLNVLCTECSMQACDTPSDVVAKADFIVLCIKPHQVKDLLKTVREILTPEKRILSIAAGVTMKQLGKWSGHTAPVIRVMPNTPALVGAGVFAVCLDDTLLTDDDKSFVVDMLSRVGAVHVLPEKDFDTFTAVAGCGPAYVFYFMEALIEAAVREGLTRDKATAIVLELFKGSTKLADESPLHLSVLREMVCSPAGATIEGVACFDDRAVRAAIVDGVRAARIRSEELGD
- a CDS encoding cold shock domain-containing protein; translated protein: MSFEGTVKWFSDKKGYGFITRNDEDDVFVHYSSIQGDGFRTLREGEQVEFEIIEGDRGPKAANVVKRS